The Atribacteraceae bacterium genomic interval TCCTTTAAAGCCGGAATTCCCTCCGGTGGCCCAGGAAATGACATTGCCCTGACAGTCAGAAATACATATGGTAGTGTTATTGAACGTCGATTTTATATGCGCGACTCCATCACGGATAATTCTTTTCTCTTTCCGTTTTCCACGAGCTCTCTCGGCCAATGAGTGACGACCTCCTTAATCGTTCCCCGGGTACTTCCCGGACAAACCCTCGACTCTCCGAAAACCGGAATCAAATCTGCCGAGGTTTTCATTCTGTCATTCTTATTTTTTCCTTTTAACCCCGACCGTTCTGCGGGAACCTTTTTTCGTACGGGCATTGGTTCTGGTGCGCTGTCCCCGCGATGGCATCCCCCGGCGATGACGAAGACCCCGGTATGTACCGATGGAAATCAACCGTTTAATATTTTGGGATACCTGAGTCCTCAGTTCGCCCTCCACCGGATATTTCTCCACACTCTTCTGTATCCGAATCGCTTCCTCGTCGGTCAGGTTCCTGACTCGTGTGTTCGGGTCGACCCCGGTTTCCAGCAGAATTTGCCGAGCCAGGAATCTACCAATCCCATAAATATAGGTCAGGGCGATTTCAATTCGCTTATTTGCCGGCAAATCAACTCCAGCTATACGGGCCATGAAGACTTCCTCCTAACCTTGCCTTTGTTTGTGTCTTGGATTTGTACAAAGTATAACAACTCTACCCTTTCGCCGAATGATTTTACACTTTTCACATCTCGGCTTGACGGAAGCACGGACCTTCATTGTAATACCTCCCAGATGAAAATTCAAGAAAACTCAAGTTCTGTGCCGGTAGGTGATCCTTCCCTTTGTCGTGTCATAACGAGATATTTGAACGGTTACCCGGTCCCCGGGAAGAATCCTTATGTAATGCATCCGCATTTTCCCGGAAATATGTGCGAGAATAACCCTCCCTGATTCCAATTCGACACGGAACATGGCGTTAGGCAATGGTTCAATAACCTTTCCGGTCACCTCAATAACATCGTTTTTGATCATTGGTGGAGACTATCCCTCCTTGGGCTTCGGGTTAATATTTCCGGACTGTCAGGACCGATCAGCACGGTATGCTCAAAATGTGCTGATAAACCACCGTCCGCGGTGACCACTGTCCAGCCGTCGTCGAGGACCTTGACCTGAAAACCTTTCTCGTTGGCCATGGGTTCAATGGCCACAACCATCCCACTCTTCAGGAGCATTCCATCTCCTCGTCTTCCAAAGTTGGGAATTTGTGGTTCCTCATGAAGCGAATGCCCCAATCCGTGACCGACAAAATCTCTGACCACCGAGTAACCGGCTTCTTCGATCGTCTGCTGAACAGCTTGAGAAATGTTCCCCACCCGGTTCCCAGGACGAGCCTCCCGTATTCCCGCGCTAAGCGCCTCCCGGCAGGCATTCAGTAGTCTTTCCGCTTTGTCGTCCATACGGCCGACCACCAAAGAGAAGGCCGCATCGGTAAACAATCCCTGCCACTCCAAACCGACATCGATACTCACCAGATCTCCCTTCTGGATAACCCGTTCCCCCGGAAGGCCATGGACAACCTGTTCATTGATCGAAATACAACTCGAGGCCGGATATCCCCGATATCCCTTGAAGGCCGGGGTGCCGCCCTTGGCCCGGATAGTTTCTTCAATTACCCGGTCGATGTAGGCGGTTTCCATGCCCGGCACCACGAGTTCCTGCGCTTTTTCCAGCACTTCGGCCAGAATTTTTCCACCCTCCCGGATGCTGGAAAGTTCTTGCACAGAGGTCAGTCTAGGCATTGAGAAAGATTACAGAGAAGCTTTTTGACGACGCCGAAGATTTGATCAATTCCACCGGAGGAAGGAATGTGATGCATGATCCCCCGTTTCTCGTAGAAGTCTATCAGCGGCTTGGTCTGTTTTTCATATGTTATGAGCCGCTGCAAAACCACTTCCGGTTTATCGTCTTCCCGCTGAA includes:
- the rpsM gene encoding 30S ribosomal protein S13, with the translated sequence MARIAGVDLPANKRIEIALTYIYGIGRFLARQILLETGVDPNTRVRNLTDEEAIRIQKSVEKYPVEGELRTQVSQNIKRLISIGTYRGLRHRRGMPSRGQRTRTNARTKKGSRRTVGVKRKK
- the infA gene encoding translation initiation factor IF-1, with protein sequence MIKNDVIEVTGKVIEPLPNAMFRVELESGRVILAHISGKMRMHYIRILPGDRVTVQISRYDTTKGRITYRHRT
- the map gene encoding type I methionyl aminopeptidase — protein: MPRLTSVQELSSIREGGKILAEVLEKAQELVVPGMETAYIDRVIEETIRAKGGTPAFKGYRGYPASSCISINEQVVHGLPGERVIQKGDLVSIDVGLEWQGLFTDAAFSLVVGRMDDKAERLLNACREALSAGIREARPGNRVGNISQAVQQTIEEAGYSVVRDFVGHGLGHSLHEEPQIPNFGRRGDGMLLKSGMVVAIEPMANEKGFQVKVLDDGWTVVTADGGLSAHFEHTVLIGPDSPEILTRSPRRDSLHQ